The Thiogranum longum genome includes a region encoding these proteins:
- a CDS encoding DsrE family protein: MARNLLIFAVAVLVFWFGADLLTGQQADNAGRDTAARSPSSELESIVPPSGNSGARRYADISVHTTEQLELLFDRVEALLDRPRSEGEAPIISLVLHGPEVEFFALKNYPRYKNLVDRAARLAAFGAIDISICQTQMRRRGIGKDEVPSFLRQVPFGPAEVERLRKQGYIAM, translated from the coding sequence ATGGCACGAAATCTTTTGATCTTTGCGGTAGCCGTGCTGGTGTTCTGGTTTGGCGCAGACCTGCTGACCGGTCAGCAGGCAGATAATGCCGGGCGTGATACTGCTGCGAGGTCCCCATCCTCTGAACTTGAGTCGATTGTCCCTCCGTCAGGTAATAGTGGCGCCCGACGGTACGCAGATATTAGTGTACATACTACAGAGCAGCTTGAGCTGTTGTTTGATCGTGTAGAGGCGTTGCTGGATCGACCGCGAAGCGAAGGTGAGGCGCCGATAATTTCACTGGTGCTGCATGGTCCGGAAGTCGAGTTCTTTGCGCTGAAGAACTACCCGCGTTACAAGAACCTTGTTGACCGGGCCGCCAGGCTGGCCGCATTTGGTGCTATAGACATCAGTATCTGTCAGACACAAATGCGCCGGCGGGGTATTGGCAAGGACGAGGTGCCTTCCTTTCTGCGCCAGGTGCCGTTCGGCCCTGCTGAGGTGGAACGCCTGCGCAAGCAGGGTTATATCGCCATGTAA
- a CDS encoding 5-(carboxyamino)imidazole ribonucleotide synthase — MILPGATLGVLGGGQLGRMFTLAAHSMGYKVWVLDPDPDSPTGSMADRHLQAAYNDTAALDEMASGCAAVTTEFENVPAETLEFLEARIPVRPGSKAVAIARDRIREKSFIRDLGLPTADFFAINSAADLEQACAGLTMPALLKTAQFGYDGKGQIGVNDLAQARLAFDDLNEAPCVLEECVQLEQELSVILARGTDGQTAVYPPGENLHVKGILDTTCVPGRFDDDVAASARYMALKLANAMDYRGVLAVEFFITTDGRLLINEMAPRPHNSGHYTIDACLTSQFEQQVRTVCGLPPGSTRLLSAAVMVNVLGDLWSKGPPRWQHLFAETHTNLHLYGKEEARPGRKMGHFTSLADDPTEAMRIAERVRVAIDPAAPDEA, encoded by the coding sequence ATGATACTTCCGGGTGCGACACTCGGCGTGCTCGGCGGCGGGCAGCTCGGACGTATGTTTACCCTTGCAGCGCACAGTATGGGTTACAAGGTGTGGGTGCTGGACCCGGACCCTGACAGCCCGACGGGCAGTATGGCCGACCGGCACCTGCAAGCCGCATATAACGACACCGCCGCACTCGATGAAATGGCCAGCGGCTGCGCTGCTGTTACAACCGAATTTGAGAATGTCCCGGCCGAGACACTGGAATTCCTGGAAGCCCGGATACCGGTGCGCCCGGGTTCAAAAGCCGTTGCTATAGCCCGTGACCGCATTCGCGAAAAGTCTTTTATCCGTGATCTGGGCCTGCCCACTGCGGACTTCTTCGCCATCAACTCGGCGGCTGACCTGGAACAGGCCTGCGCCGGACTTACTATGCCCGCGTTACTCAAAACCGCGCAGTTCGGCTACGATGGCAAAGGGCAGATCGGCGTCAATGACCTTGCGCAAGCCAGGCTGGCTTTTGATGACCTGAACGAGGCGCCATGTGTACTGGAAGAATGCGTTCAGCTGGAGCAGGAGCTGTCTGTGATACTGGCACGCGGTACGGACGGACAAACGGCTGTCTATCCCCCCGGAGAAAACCTGCACGTCAAGGGCATTCTCGATACCACCTGCGTACCGGGACGGTTCGATGATGACGTGGCTGCCAGCGCCCGGTACATGGCGCTGAAACTGGCGAATGCCATGGATTATCGTGGTGTGCTGGCCGTCGAATTTTTCATCACCACAGACGGTCGTCTGCTGATCAATGAAATGGCACCACGGCCACATAACAGTGGCCACTACACCATCGATGCCTGCCTGACTTCACAGTTTGAACAACAAGTGCGGACTGTCTGCGGGTTACCCCCGGGATCGACGCGGCTGTTATCGGCTGCTGTTATGGTCAATGTTCTTGGCGACCTGTGGAGCAAGGGCCCGCCGCGCTGGCAACACCTGTTTGCAGAGACACATACCAATCTGCACCTGTATGGCAAGGAAGAAGCGCGGCCGGGACGCAAGATGGGACACTTTACCTCACTGGCGGATGACCCCACCGAGGCGATGCGTATTGCAGAACGTGTTCGCGTGGCCATCGATCCTGCGGCACCCGACGAAGCCTGA
- a CDS encoding phosphoribosylaminoimidazolesuccinocarboxamide synthase: MLDVLYESTISSLPRVARGKVRDIYAVGDDHLLIVTTDRLSAFDVVLPDPIPGKGAVLTAVSNFWFEGTRALLPNHLSGLSLESVLPDAAEREQVEGRAIVVRKLKALPVEAIVRGYLIGSGWKDYQANGTVCGIRLPEGLRMADRLPEAIYTPSSKAEVGEHDENIDFAATERLLGADLAVRVRDVSLAIYRQAADYALDKGIIIADTKFEFGVDEAGTLVLIDEVLTPDSSRFWPQDEYRVGISPPSFDKQFVRDYLETLDWDKTAPGPKLPEDIIRRTSEKYNEALRRLTGHSLQTPL, encoded by the coding sequence ATGCTCGACGTATTATATGAATCCACGATTTCCAGCCTGCCCCGTGTGGCGCGCGGCAAGGTGCGGGATATCTACGCGGTGGGTGATGACCACCTGCTGATTGTCACCACGGACCGTCTGTCGGCCTTCGATGTTGTGTTGCCCGACCCGATCCCGGGCAAGGGCGCAGTGCTGACAGCGGTATCGAATTTCTGGTTTGAGGGTACCCGCGCGCTGCTGCCGAACCATTTGTCCGGCTTGTCCCTGGAAAGCGTATTGCCGGATGCCGCCGAGCGTGAACAGGTCGAAGGCCGCGCGATTGTAGTACGCAAGCTGAAGGCTTTGCCGGTCGAGGCGATTGTGCGCGGTTACCTGATCGGATCCGGCTGGAAAGACTACCAGGCCAACGGCACGGTGTGCGGGATTCGGTTGCCGGAGGGACTGCGGATGGCTGATCGCCTGCCCGAGGCGATCTACACACCCTCCAGCAAGGCTGAGGTTGGCGAGCACGATGAAAATATCGATTTTGCAGCCACTGAGCGTCTGCTGGGTGCTGATCTGGCTGTCAGGGTACGTGACGTCAGCCTCGCCATTTACCGGCAGGCAGCCGACTATGCGCTCGACAAGGGGATAATCATCGCTGATACAAAGTTCGAATTCGGCGTCGATGAAGCCGGAACGCTGGTACTGATCGACGAAGTCCTGACGCCGGATTCCTCGCGCTTCTGGCCGCAGGACGAATACCGGGTCGGCATCAGCCCGCCCAGTTTCGACAAACAGTTCGTGCGTGATTACCTGGAAACGCTGGACTGGGACAAGACAGCACCTGGACCTAAGTTGCCAGAGGACATCATTCGCCGCACTTCGGAAAAATATAATGAGGCATTACGGCGGCTTACCGGCCATTCCCTGCAGACCCCGCTATGA
- a CDS encoding COX15/CtaA family protein gives MARKQVAGWLLLCSIMIFAMVILGGVTRLTGSGLSMVEWDPIFGFVPPLDQQQWEEAFTQYRESPEYLKINTNMDLHGFKSIYWFEFSHRVLGRSIGTVFLIPFLYFLWRGMLPRKWIPRLLFAFVLGGLQGLLGWYMVKSGLVDRPHVSQYRLTAHLGLALVIYCYLLWLMFDLLFPEREPGNSHQRSGKAAKWLLALAGTTVLSGGFVAGLKAGHAYNTFPKMGDQWLPPAGWTLQPGWRNLFENIATVQFDHRVLATLTFVTVILFWFRTRHRVTTRATRTGLNLLALVVVGQVSLGISTLLLHVPVALASLHQAGALTLLTVLLFVNHRLHKPARLF, from the coding sequence ATGGCGCGCAAGCAAGTCGCCGGCTGGTTGCTGCTGTGCTCCATTATGATCTTTGCCATGGTAATTCTCGGTGGCGTCACGCGTCTGACCGGCTCCGGGCTGTCGATGGTCGAGTGGGACCCGATATTCGGTTTTGTCCCTCCACTCGATCAACAACAATGGGAAGAGGCCTTTACCCAATACCGTGAATCACCGGAATACCTGAAGATCAATACCAATATGGATCTGCACGGGTTTAAATCTATTTACTGGTTTGAATTCTCGCACCGGGTTCTGGGGCGTTCGATAGGTACGGTATTCCTGATTCCTTTCCTGTACTTTCTCTGGCGCGGCATGTTGCCGCGCAAATGGATACCACGCCTGTTGTTTGCTTTTGTGCTGGGCGGCCTTCAGGGCTTGCTGGGCTGGTACATGGTTAAAAGCGGGTTGGTCGACCGACCCCATGTCAGCCAGTATCGGCTGACAGCCCACCTGGGGCTGGCGCTGGTGATTTATTGTTACCTGCTGTGGCTGATGTTCGACCTGTTATTTCCGGAGCGTGAACCAGGAAACAGCCATCAACGTTCTGGCAAGGCCGCGAAATGGCTGCTTGCCCTGGCCGGTACAACCGTGCTCTCCGGCGGTTTCGTAGCGGGGCTCAAGGCCGGGCACGCCTATAATACTTTTCCGAAAATGGGTGACCAGTGGCTTCCTCCGGCCGGCTGGACACTGCAACCCGGCTGGCGCAACCTGTTCGAAAACATTGCCACGGTACAGTTTGACCACCGGGTGCTTGCCACGCTGACATTCGTCACTGTCATCTTGTTCTGGTTCCGCACGCGGCACCGTGTGACCACGCGTGCAACGCGCACTGGACTCAACCTGTTAGCACTGGTTGTTGTGGGACAGGTCAGCCTTGGAATATCCACATTGCTGCTCCATGTCCCCGTGGCCCTGGCGTCCCTGCACCAGGCTGGCGCTCTGACACTGTTAACGGTTCTGTTGTTTGTCAATCATCGCCTGCACAAACCGGCAAGGCTCTTTTAG
- a CDS encoding CbbQ/NirQ/NorQ/GpvN family protein, producing MSAVDIDQYKIKQEPFYKSVSDEVELYEAAYNARMPMMLKGPTGCGKSRFVEYMAWKLGRPLITVACNEDMTASDLVGRFLLDKEGTKWQDGPLTTAARMGAICYLDEVVEARQDTTVVIHPLTDHRRTLPLDKKGELIEAHADFQLVISYNPGYQSLMKDLKQSTKQRFGGLDFDYPEEDTETDIVSRESGVDKDIAHKLVQIAHRARNLKGHGLDEGISTRLLVYSGQLINKGVEPTAACSMTMVTPLTDDPDMRDTLNAAVQTFFG from the coding sequence ATGTCCGCTGTAGATATTGATCAATACAAAATCAAACAGGAACCATTTTATAAATCCGTTAGCGATGAAGTTGAGCTCTACGAGGCAGCTTACAATGCGCGTATGCCGATGATGCTCAAGGGACCGACCGGTTGCGGCAAGTCCCGCTTTGTCGAGTACATGGCCTGGAAGCTCGGCCGTCCGTTGATTACGGTGGCCTGTAACGAAGACATGACAGCGTCTGATCTCGTGGGTCGCTTCCTGCTGGATAAGGAAGGCACCAAATGGCAGGACGGTCCGCTGACAACGGCGGCGCGTATGGGTGCGATCTGTTACCTCGATGAAGTCGTGGAAGCACGCCAGGATACGACGGTTGTGATTCACCCGCTGACTGACCATCGTCGTACCTTGCCGCTGGACAAGAAGGGTGAGTTGATTGAAGCCCATGCGGATTTTCAGCTGGTTATTTCTTACAACCCCGGCTACCAGAGTTTGATGAAGGATCTCAAACAATCCACCAAGCAGCGTTTTGGCGGGCTGGATTTCGACTACCCGGAAGAAGATACGGAAACGGATATTGTTTCCCGTGAGTCGGGTGTTGACAAGGACATCGCGCACAAGCTGGTGCAGATTGCTCACCGTGCCCGCAACCTCAAGGGCCACGGCCTCGATGAAGGGATATCAACCCGTCTGCTGGTGTACTCCGGCCAGTTGATCAATAAGGGTGTTGAGCCGACAGCTGCCTGCAGTATGACCATGGTAACGCCGCTGACCGATGATCCGGATATGCGCGATACGTTGAACGCAGCAGTACAAACGTTCTTTGGTTAA
- a CDS encoding nitric oxide reductase activation protein NorD yields the protein MAIKLENYEEFLEDIAPEIRNVLEGTFSEATHVMSPTGLQTYLEGAKALANLGRGSDLVISYLQEMPLVVKECGEDVIADCIAAALKLSSMTSGEVIALLFSSLPTASRRLGDAELLRGYLTLIHQLSATAARGLRPMLSHVDELLSKLTLSGLRRWANFGVQAYRRDFQNLTAYFNLESQDSLAVLQKERRGTLFIDTQRKLNFYLRALWGRDFFLRPTGADYTDFKPYIEKHIVHMPDAVDAIGDISGLELYRATCAHMAAHICYTSSRISAEELGPAQMFFIALVEDARVEYKAIREFPGLKKLWRSLLVLEYEDEPEHKTIPILEHFALMLLDASERSGDEELNALADRFHEEIEERQDDNRFSWNLGVDLFNLFMARREVPSLRILDRIRIPYRDDNRFVWEFEEFDWDQGTEYLPASQRQVRRTVSVMEMINELDCELAGDDAQEIWTCQTELFPYEDQGVSFNEMWGKEPISEPFHYQEWDYQIQLHRPDWVTLYEKRQPRGDPETINDIITEYKPVAHRIKQIIDLLTPEGVQRVRNMEDGDEIDINAAIDAMVAIRMGEQPNPRITMRNVLKTRDLSVVVLMDLSESTNETVEGSDKTILQLTKEASTLVATAIDGIGDPFALHGFASDGRHDVQYYRFKDFNQHFDDEVKARLAGMQGGLSTRMGAAMRHAGQHLLKQPERRKLLLIITDGEPADIDERDPQHLRHDTRKAVEELYSRGVMSYCLTLDPNADSYVKRIFGMNNYTIIDNVEKLPEKLPVLFATLTS from the coding sequence ATGGCCATCAAGCTCGAAAACTACGAAGAATTTCTGGAAGATATCGCTCCGGAAATCCGTAATGTGCTGGAAGGCACTTTTTCCGAAGCGACGCACGTCATGTCGCCTACCGGTCTCCAGACTTACCTGGAGGGCGCCAAGGCGCTTGCCAATCTGGGGCGCGGTAGCGACCTGGTTATCTCTTATCTCCAGGAGATGCCGCTGGTCGTGAAGGAATGTGGTGAGGATGTCATTGCCGACTGTATTGCCGCGGCATTAAAGCTTTCCTCGATGACTTCCGGGGAGGTGATAGCCCTGCTGTTTAGCAGCCTTCCAACCGCATCTCGTCGCCTGGGTGACGCTGAGCTGCTGCGCGGTTACCTGACATTGATACACCAGCTTTCTGCGACGGCAGCGCGTGGCTTGCGTCCAATGCTAAGCCATGTCGATGAGCTGCTGTCGAAGCTGACGTTAAGCGGTTTGCGACGCTGGGCCAACTTCGGTGTGCAGGCTTACCGTCGTGATTTCCAGAATCTGACGGCCTATTTCAACCTTGAGTCGCAGGACAGTCTGGCGGTGTTGCAAAAAGAGCGCCGCGGTACGCTGTTCATTGATACCCAGCGCAAGCTCAATTTTTATTTGCGTGCACTATGGGGTCGTGATTTCTTCCTGCGCCCCACGGGTGCCGATTACACCGATTTCAAACCGTATATTGAAAAGCACATTGTGCATATGCCCGACGCGGTCGATGCGATAGGGGATATCTCCGGCCTCGAGCTGTACCGTGCGACCTGTGCCCATATGGCGGCGCATATCTGTTATACCTCCTCGCGAATTTCGGCCGAAGAGCTTGGTCCGGCGCAGATGTTTTTTATCGCCCTGGTTGAAGACGCACGTGTCGAATACAAGGCGATCAGGGAATTTCCCGGTCTGAAGAAGCTGTGGCGTTCGTTGCTGGTACTTGAGTATGAGGATGAGCCGGAACATAAGACGATCCCGATACTGGAACATTTTGCGTTGATGCTGCTGGATGCTTCGGAGCGTTCTGGCGACGAAGAATTGAATGCCCTGGCAGATCGTTTCCACGAAGAGATCGAAGAACGCCAGGATGACAACCGGTTCAGCTGGAACCTGGGTGTTGATCTGTTCAACCTGTTTATGGCGCGCCGCGAAGTACCCAGTTTGCGTATTCTTGACCGTATTCGCATACCTTACCGCGACGACAATCGTTTTGTCTGGGAGTTCGAGGAGTTCGACTGGGACCAGGGGACGGAATATCTGCCAGCCAGTCAGCGCCAGGTGCGGCGCACGGTCAGTGTCATGGAAATGATTAACGAGCTGGATTGCGAGCTCGCAGGTGACGACGCGCAGGAAATATGGACCTGCCAGACCGAACTGTTCCCCTACGAAGACCAGGGCGTCAGTTTTAACGAAATGTGGGGCAAGGAACCCATCTCCGAACCGTTCCATTACCAGGAATGGGACTACCAGATTCAGTTGCACCGCCCGGACTGGGTAACGCTTTACGAGAAGCGTCAGCCCAGGGGTGATCCTGAAACCATCAACGACATCATTACCGAATACAAGCCGGTGGCGCACCGTATCAAGCAGATCATCGATCTGTTGACCCCGGAAGGTGTGCAACGTGTGCGTAACATGGAAGATGGTGATGAGATTGACATCAATGCAGCTATTGATGCCATGGTGGCTATCCGCATGGGCGAGCAACCCAATCCTCGCATCACCATGCGTAATGTCCTCAAGACCCGTGATCTGTCTGTTGTGGTACTGATGGACCTGTCGGAATCCACCAACGAAACCGTTGAAGGTTCCGACAAGACTATCCTGCAACTCACGAAGGAAGCCTCAACACTGGTTGCTACCGCGATCGACGGCATTGGTGACCCGTTTGCCTTGCATGGCTTTGCCTCGGACGGACGCCACGACGTACAGTACTATCGCTTCAAGGACTTTAATCAGCACTTCGATGATGAAGTGAAAGCAAGGCTGGCCGGTATGCAGGGCGGGTTGTCGACGCGTATGGGTGCCGCCATGCGGCATGCAGGGCAGCATCTGCTCAAGCAGCCAGAACGCAGAAAGCTGTTGCTTATCATTACCGACGGAGAGCCGGCCGATATTGACGAGCGCGATCCGCAGCACCTGCGACACGACACCAGGAAGGCCGTGGAAGAACTGTATTCCAGGGGAGTTATGAGCTATTGCCTGACGCTGGATCCCAATGCAGACAGTTATGTAAAACGGATTTTTGGCATGAACAACTATACGATTATCGATAACGTCGAGAAGTTGCCGGAAAAACTCCCGGTGTTGTTCGCTACCCTGACAAGTTAG
- the purE gene encoding 5-(carboxyamino)imidazole ribonucleotide mutase gives MAATKIGLVMGSNSDWDIMQSAAEQLEQFGVEFESRVVSAHRTPDLLFDYASTARERGLACIIAGAGGAAHLPGMLAAKTTLPVLGVPVPSRHLKGMDSLLSIVQMPKGVPVATFAIGEAGAANAALYAISLLALNDAALAAKLDDFRAAQTEMALNMTLPPEL, from the coding sequence ATGGCAGCCACAAAAATCGGCCTGGTGATGGGCAGCAACAGCGACTGGGACATCATGCAGTCGGCAGCCGAGCAACTGGAGCAGTTCGGTGTTGAATTCGAGTCGCGCGTGGTTTCTGCGCACCGCACACCGGATTTACTGTTTGACTACGCCTCGACCGCACGCGAGCGTGGGCTGGCCTGTATTATTGCCGGCGCCGGTGGCGCGGCGCATTTGCCCGGTATGCTGGCTGCCAAGACCACCCTGCCCGTGCTTGGCGTGCCGGTTCCTTCCCGCCACCTGAAAGGCATGGATTCACTGCTGTCGATTGTACAGATGCCAAAGGGCGTGCCCGTGGCAACCTTTGCCATAGGTGAAGCCGGTGCGGCCAACGCTGCACTGTATGCCATCAGCCTGCTGGCCCTGAACGACGCTGCGCTGGCAGCAAAACTTGATGATTTCCGCGCCGCACAGACAGAGATGGCGCTGAACATGACCCTGCCACCCGAATTATGA
- a CDS encoding LysR family transcriptional regulator, translating into MNITLRQLRIFEAVARHLSFTRAAEDLHLTQPAVSMQIKQLEGVTGLPLFEQVGKRIFLTEAGHEMERYSRSILATLEEAKLVFDELRGLKRGHLKIAVASTANYFVPQLLAKFCRRFPGVKVSLDVTNREGLLEALGDNTTDLIIMGKPPGRIEVESEVLMENPLVAIAPPTHPLAGEKAIPLSRLQEETFLIREKGSGTRSATERFFIDQGLSLSSTMEMSSSEAIKQGVQAGLGLGLLSLHTLEMELTLKRLTILDVQELPIIRNWYVMHRSGKRLSAVARSFHDFVKDEVSEVLNLPTLA; encoded by the coding sequence GTGAATATTACCCTGCGACAGTTAAGAATCTTCGAGGCTGTAGCCCGTCACCTCAGCTTTACCCGCGCAGCCGAGGACTTGCACCTCACGCAACCGGCTGTCTCCATGCAGATCAAGCAGCTTGAGGGCGTCACCGGGCTGCCCTTGTTTGAACAGGTCGGCAAGCGAATTTTCCTCACCGAAGCGGGTCATGAGATGGAGCGGTATTCGCGCTCCATCCTGGCGACGCTCGAGGAAGCAAAACTGGTGTTCGATGAATTGCGTGGCCTGAAGCGCGGGCATCTGAAAATCGCCGTGGCCAGTACCGCAAACTATTTTGTCCCGCAGTTGCTGGCCAAGTTTTGCCGGCGTTTTCCCGGGGTAAAGGTCAGCCTCGATGTCACCAACCGCGAGGGATTGCTGGAAGCGCTGGGCGATAACACCACCGACCTCATTATCATGGGCAAGCCACCCGGACGAATCGAGGTGGAATCCGAGGTACTTATGGAAAATCCCTTAGTGGCAATCGCGCCGCCCACACACCCGCTGGCCGGGGAAAAGGCGATACCCCTGTCGCGCCTTCAGGAAGAAACTTTTCTCATTCGGGAGAAGGGTTCCGGAACACGATCGGCGACCGAGCGGTTTTTTATCGACCAGGGCCTGTCCCTGTCGTCGACGATGGAGATGAGCAGTTCGGAGGCGATCAAGCAGGGTGTTCAGGCCGGATTGGGGCTGGGTTTGTTATCTCTGCACACGCTGGAGATGGAGCTGACTTTGAAGCGGCTGACAATTCTGGATGTGCAGGAATTGCCGATCATTCGTAACTGGTATGTTATGCATCGCTCCGGCAAGCGCCTGTCTGCGGTTGCGCGGAGCTTTCACGACTTTGTGAAAGACGAGGTCAGTGAGGTCCTGAATCTGCCGACCCTGGCGTAG
- a CDS encoding DUF302 domain-containing protein — MYGFSVQMSCSFDEAIGKVTEALKSEGFGVLTEIDVKATLKKKIDVDRKPYTILGACNPKLANQAINADPDIGLLLPCNVLVREEDDGAVTVAFMDPSAVLGLVEQQDVREIAGQVRSKLEKVRDQLG; from the coding sequence ATGTATGGGTTCAGTGTTCAGATGTCGTGCAGTTTTGATGAGGCAATCGGGAAAGTCACCGAAGCACTGAAATCGGAAGGCTTCGGTGTGCTGACCGAGATTGATGTCAAGGCGACACTCAAGAAGAAAATTGATGTGGATCGCAAGCCCTACACGATACTGGGGGCCTGTAATCCGAAACTGGCCAACCAGGCGATTAATGCAGACCCCGATATCGGTCTGCTATTACCCTGTAATGTTCTGGTGCGTGAAGAAGACGATGGCGCTGTTACGGTCGCCTTTATGGATCCATCCGCAGTGCTGGGTCTGGTCGAGCAACAAGATGTCAGGGAGATCGCAGGCCAGGTCCGCAGCAAGCTGGAAAAGGTGCGTGACCAGCTGGGTTAA
- a CDS encoding HDOD domain-containing protein — translation MHFRHNPGKLAWTFVHQMNRESTSMTLDAKDLITDTLELASLPSVVTTAMGLLNNPNTSASDIGEVISQDPALTIKLLRIVNSAFYGFPSQIDTISRAITIIGTRELTDLILGSSAIQVFTRLPNQLVSMQQFWSHSLYAGVVARILARHLRAPNTERCFVMGLLHDVGALILFRQKPVEARQALEMARANDLPLHVAEREILGFDHGAVGAELMRSWNLPESFATVARYHHQPSAAENHRLETATIHLADVITGMVHVTAAGTSCPAPLEPGAWELTGLSVDIIEDVSAEADILFEEASTVILPHGEAA, via the coding sequence ATGCATTTCCGTCATAATCCGGGCAAACTGGCCTGGACGTTTGTTCATCAAATGAACAGGGAATCGACATCCATGACCCTCGATGCAAAAGACCTGATCACCGATACACTTGAACTCGCCTCCCTGCCCTCTGTTGTCACCACGGCCATGGGTCTGCTGAATAATCCGAACACCTCTGCATCCGATATCGGTGAGGTCATCAGCCAGGACCCTGCGCTCACCATTAAACTCCTGAGAATCGTCAACAGCGCCTTCTATGGCTTTCCGTCACAAATTGACACCATCTCACGCGCTATCACCATTATTGGTACGCGTGAACTGACTGATCTGATTCTGGGGTCCAGCGCCATCCAGGTTTTTACCCGTCTGCCCAACCAGCTTGTCAGTATGCAACAGTTCTGGAGCCACAGCCTGTACGCAGGCGTGGTGGCGAGGATCCTCGCACGTCACCTGCGCGCACCTAACACTGAACGTTGTTTTGTCATGGGGCTATTACACGACGTAGGTGCGTTGATCCTGTTTCGGCAAAAACCCGTAGAGGCCAGACAGGCGCTGGAAATGGCCCGCGCCAACGACCTGCCGCTGCACGTGGCAGAGCGCGAAATACTGGGCTTTGACCACGGCGCGGTCGGCGCCGAATTAATGCGCAGCTGGAACCTGCCGGAAAGTTTTGCCACCGTGGCACGCTACCACCATCAACCATCGGCGGCCGAAAACCACCGCCTGGAAACTGCAACCATTCATCTTGCCGACGTTATCACCGGAATGGTGCATGTCACCGCTGCCGGCACATCCTGCCCGGCCCCGCTGGAACCCGGCGCCTGGGAACTCACCGGCCTGTCAGTTGACATCATTGAAGACGTATCAGCCGAAGCAGATATCCTGTTCGAGGAAGCCAGCACGGTGATCCTGCCGCACGGCGAAGCGGCATAA
- the mrtJ gene encoding JDVT-CTERM system glutamic-type intramembrane protease MrtJ gives MSQAYRAFWRDPVFLAATGAALLYWGLLWVISTPATDLAWPLREPLRFIYPAVLYPVIEEIVFRGWMQEFIQLRLRPWRLGPLTHANLLTSLVFSALHFINHPPIWAAAVFLPSLLFGLSRERSGGLTAPILLHVFYNSGYFWLFTQ, from the coding sequence ATGAGTCAAGCATACAGGGCATTCTGGCGCGACCCGGTATTCCTTGCTGCCACAGGGGCAGCACTGCTTTACTGGGGGTTGTTATGGGTTATTTCAACACCTGCAACAGATCTTGCCTGGCCACTACGGGAACCGCTGCGATTTATTTACCCTGCAGTGTTATACCCGGTCATCGAGGAAATCGTCTTTCGCGGCTGGATGCAGGAATTTATCCAGCTACGCCTTCGCCCCTGGCGACTGGGCCCACTGACCCATGCGAACCTGCTCACCAGCCTGGTCTTTAGCGCGCTGCACTTTATCAACCATCCGCCCATCTGGGCCGCCGCTGTATTTCTCCCGTCTCTGCTGTTCGGGTTGTCCAGGGAACGCAGTGGCGGTCTTACCGCCCCGATCCTGCTGCATGTCTTTTACAACAGCGGGTATTTCTGGCTTTTCACACAGTAA
- a CDS encoding c-type cytochrome — protein sequence MKKVFVAVTGSVLLLSASISMAGDAAAGKAKAATCAGCHGANGVSANPLWPNLAGQKDAYLAKQLKAFRDGSRTDPTMSAMAKPLTDADIDNLATYFSGLK from the coding sequence ATGAAAAAGGTGTTTGTAGCAGTTACAGGAAGTGTTTTGTTGTTAAGCGCCAGCATCAGCATGGCAGGCGATGCAGCAGCCGGAAAGGCCAAGGCAGCCACATGTGCCGGTTGTCACGGCGCCAATGGTGTCAGTGCCAATCCATTGTGGCCGAACCTGGCAGGTCAGAAGGATGCCTACCTTGCCAAGCAGCTGAAGGCGTTCCGCGATGGCAGCCGTACCGATCCGACCATGTCGGCAATGGCGAAGCCGCTGACGGATGCGGACATCGATAACCTGGCGACGTACTTCTCTGGACTTAAATAG